The window CGGAGGGCTGGTCGAAGCGCGTCATCGAAAGTCCCTCCAGGCGGTGCATCCTCGAGAAACAGCGGTTGGAACTCTTCGCCAGCGCTTCCGAGCGGAGCTGCAACGATATAGAGAGGAGTTGGCGCATGTACCGCGCCATCATCGTTGTTTCGCGACATGACCTCACCCCTTCACCGCTGCCCAACTCCAGCACGGAACGTGGGCACCATCCTTTCAGTGGAGCGGCTTCCGGCGCTCGAGACATCCGCGTGGCGCCCGAAAGTCCTCACACTCAGTCACTCGAACCCACTGCTCGAGGTGTGCTAGCTCCGGCACCAGGACTCGCTAGTCTGAGGTTGCACGCCGGATCGCGATGAGCGGCCACACATCGACTCCATACGAGGACTGCGTGGGGCCGTGACGATGACGTCACCGACCTGCGCCGGCTCACCGACAGGCAAAAGCACGCTGAGACCGGAGATGTCGTAGTCCGCGACCACCTTCCCCACCAGGACCGCGACCGCGGCGGGCTTCCGATGCTTCGTCGCGTTCGTGTAGTCGGTAAGGAGCCTGAGGGGGGGCGTTCCACCCCGGTCCACTCGAACGGTTGCAGGGCTCGCAGCTTCTGGGTGAGGATGCCGTCGCTGCCGAGGAGCGGCAGATCCCGGCGCCACTCGTGGTTCAACCACTTGTCGAAGTTGGGCAACGTGTCGGTTACCGGCATCTCGAGCGCGCGGCTCTCCGCCTCATCGAGGGGCCGCCCAAGAGCGTGCTCGACTTCCGCGTACACGGCATGCCCGAGCAGGTTGCGCAAGGCGTTCAGGATGTCGGCCGCGCCGCGGCTGACAGCAGCGGGGATCGGCTTCACTCGCTCGATGATCACGCGTATCAGTGAGCCGTCGACCTCTTCGCGCAGATCGAACGCTCCGTCGCGAGAGTAGTCCTGCAGCAGGACTGCCACCGCGTGCAGCTGATCGTCGATGTGTCCGAGGGACTCGAGCACGTGCGTCTGATGGTCGGGCAGCCACGAGAGAGTCTCTGCGTCCGAGGTCGAGTGCGTTGGTGGCTGGCCGTGCGGAGCGGGGGTCACCGGACTCATTCTCCCTCGACTGCGCATGACGCAAGGGCGCTGTAATCTAGCCGCTACCTTTCAGCAGACAGGAGTGTCGCCATTGTTACGGACTCCATCGGAGTTGGTCATCAATGAGAGAAGCAAACTCAGTATTTGTGAGGACCCGTATGCCGAATTCCTCGGCCTTGTCTCGGACGGCTTGGTCGGCGGTGACAACCAACCATTCTGGCGCATCTAGGAACTGACTATCTTGTTCCTGCAGTTCGAGTGCCGAGGCGACGACGAAGGGGTCCGCATTGCCACGATTCGCGTACAGATCGACCAGCCGGATGTCGCTCTCCGGAACGGTGCTCATCACTCGAGCTAACCAGTAGAGAGTCCGTGGAGAGACTGGCTGCAGAAGTTCCCGGAGCGTGGTCACGTCGGGGAACCCTTCGGCTTCGTGCAGTACTTCTTCGGGGATGACCACTCGCTCGAGAAATACTGGACTTTGGCGCCTCCTCATCCCAATCTGGCTCAGAGCATTGGTATCGATGACGTAGCGCTCCCCGAATAGGCTCATTGGACTGCGCTCCGAAGGTCGTCGATCTGCGACGGTTTTAGGTGGTTGAGGCAAACCGCGCGGCAGAAGTCTCCCTGCGAGATGCTGGATGCGTCGAGGGCGCGTAACATCCGCACCGTCAGTTCCCGACCGTTGTACTTTCGGACGGCATTCTCGGGAAGGATCGGGCTGCGCGGGCCTCCCTTCGGCAAAGCACGAAATTCGTCACGGAGTTCGTCGAGGTACCGACGTGCCGTGGTTCCGCTGATCATGCCCAATCGAGACGCTCGCACCGTGACGGCACTCGCCGTCACCTTGAAGCGATCCGACGCTCGTTTCATGTCATCGAGGGACGTCGGAGCGACCGTCCTAAACCGGTCGGCGGGCATCAACATCGCGCCAGCGACGTCGTATTCGTACCCCGGTTCGGTCTCGACGCTTCCGCCGTCCCAGGTCATCGGAGCGAAGATTTTGCGCGCGACCAGCACACTCATCAACGCCAACGTGAAGACGGTTCTGCCGACGGGCTCCTGATCGTCGGCGTGGTCCCCTCCGGCGAGGAAGATGAACGGCACCTTGTTGTCTCGGATGGTCATCCCGCTGAAATGCACATGCGTCAGCCGCTGCGGCATGTAATGCTGCACGCTGCGAGACACCAGGACTTGGTTCGCTTCGAGGTGGGTGATGAGGAGCTCGAGCGCTTGCTCCTTCGTACGAGTTGCGCCGATTGTATCCGCGGAGAGTCCGAGCGCCGTCATCAGCTGCGTCGCATCCGAGTCAGGCGAGTGCCGCTTACCCGGCAGGGAACCGAC of the Curtobacterium sp. TC1 genome contains:
- a CDS encoding PIN domain-containing protein; this encodes MSLFGERYVIDTNALSQIGMRRRQSPVFLERVVIPEEVLHEAEGFPDVTTLRELLQPVSPRTLYWLARVMSTVPESDIRLVDLYANRGNADPFVVASALELQEQDSQFLDAPEWLVVTADQAVRDKAEEFGIRVLTNTEFASLIDDQLRWSP